A single Cottoperca gobio chromosome 3, fCotGob3.1, whole genome shotgun sequence DNA region contains:
- the gas6 gene encoding growth arrest-specific protein 6, giving the protein MRLTPTNSLSSAALLILLVVRWSDSISLSPQEANQFLSRHRRANQVFEETKQGHLERECVEEKCSKEEAREVFENDPETDYFYPKYLACVEKFGDAEKKKQDLITCVHNIPDQCSPSPCNARGTVRCEDKKGDFLCHCFTGWAGARCEKDVDECSKRNGGCDHECNNTMGSYRCSCHQGYMLVGRHMCNDVDECEVPGVCGTARCENKEGSYECLCDIGYVYDNATKRCVDVDECEAGVCAEECLNTPGSFRCFCDGRQGMKLGQDLRSCKPITACMSPSLKRNSHSLYLGRMFSGVPVVRLRFRRRIQTGFSAEFDFRTYDPEGVIFFAGGHLNSSWIVLAMHHGKLELQLKYGTVSRVTSSGPIVSDGQWRKISVEEQGRSLVIKIDREAVMKIAVNGDLFTLKKGMHELNLTVGGVPFREDGLVNQVNPRLDGCMKEWRWLTGEDTSIQETIRSNDNMQCFSTEVPGAYYPGTGFALFNISYESQNLSVQLTLRPTSAIGVLFALVHQDRVPLSITLADYHPDTDEWRDYILISAGDVIIASSPAPLCDGESHEIQVTISGNQTLLLVDGRSGRSEDTEIPFDVLSQSTTFIGGLPDVPLVSTLVSAPYSGCMEVSVNGKPLDLDQAIHKHNDIRSHSCPLLDSHQ; this is encoded by the exons ATGCGGCTGACCCCGACAAATTCCCTTTCATCGGCAGCCCTGCTAATCCTGCTGGTTGTCCGCTGGTCCGACAGCA tttcgTTGTCTCCCCAAGAGGCGAACCAGTTTCTGAGCAGACACAGGAGAGCAAATCAAGTTTTCGAGGAGACGAAGCAAGGACACTTGGAGAGGGAGTGTGTGGAAGAAAAGTGCTCCAAAGAGGAGGCTAGAGAAGTGTTTGAAAACGACCCGGAGACG GACTACTTCTATCCTAAGTATTTAG CCTGTGTGGAGAAGTTTGGAGATGCTGAAAAGAAGAAACAGGATCTGATTACATGTGTCCACA ATATTCCAGATCAGTGCTCTCCTTCTCCCTGTAATGCCAGAGGTACGGTGCGCTGCGAGGACAAAAAGGGCGACTTCCTCTGTCACTGTTTCACAGGCTGGGCAGGAGCCAGATGTGAGAAAG ATGTCGACGAGTGCAGCAAGAGAAACGGAGGGTGTGACCACGAGTGCAACAACACTATGGGCAGTTACCGCTGCTCCTGTCACCAAGGCTACATGTTGGTAGGACGTCACATGTGTAACG atgTGGATGAGTGTGAGGTCCCAGGTGTGTGTGGAACCGCACGATGTGAGAATAAGGAGGGCAGCTATGAGTGCCTGTGTGATATCGGCTACGTCTATGACAATGCAACCAAGCGCTGTGTGG ATGTGGATGAGTGTGAGGcgggtgtgtgtgcagaggagtGTCTGAACACGCCAGGGAGTTTCCGTTGCTTCTGTGATGGTCGTCAGGGCATGAAGCTGGGCCAGGACCTCCGGAGCTGTAAG ccTATAACTGCCTGTATGTCGCCGTCTCTGAAGAGGAACTCTCACTCCCTCTACCTGGGCCGCATGTTCAGCGGCGTGCCAGTGGTGAGGCTGCGTTTCCGCCGCAGGATTCAAACTGg CTTTTCTGCAGAGTTTGACTTTCGCACCTACGACCCTGAGGGGGTGATTTTCTTTGCCGGTGGTCACCTAAACAGCTCCTGGATTGTGCTGGCAATGCACCATGGGaagctggagctgcagctgaAGTACGGCACAGTCAGCAGGGTCACCAGCAGCGGACCCATCGTCAGTGACGGCCAGTGGAGAAAG ATCTCGGTGGAGGAGCAGGGGCGGAGTCTAGTGATTAAGATTGACAGGGAGGCAGTCATGAAGATTGCAGTAAACGGTGATCTGTTTACGCTAAAGAAGGGCATGCACGAACTCAACCTCACCGTGGGAGGAGTCCCTTTCAGAGAGGACGGCCTCGTCAATCAG GTGAACCCCCGTCTGGACGGCTGCATGAAGGAGTGGAGGTGGTTGACGGGTGAAGATACGTCCATACAAGAAACCATTCGGTCAAACGACAACATGCAGTGTTTCAGCACCGAGGTTCCTGGAGCGTATTACCCCGGCACAGGCTTCGCTCTCTTCAACATCAGCTAtg AATCACAGAACCTGAGCGTACAGTTGACCCTGCGTCCAACTTCTGCGATCGGAGTGCTGTTTGCACTTGTTCACCAGGACAGAGtccctctctccatcactctAGCCGACTATCATCCCGACACTGATGAATGGCGAGAT TATATTCTGATATCTGCAGGTGATGTCATCATTGCCAGCTCCCCTGCCCCCCTGTGTGACGGGGAGAGTCATGAAATCCAGGTGACGATATCAGGCAACCAAACTCTGCTGCTGGTCGATGGCCGGTCTGGACGTAGTGAAGACACCGAAATTCCTTTTGACGTCCTGTCACAATCCACCACCTTTATAGGAGGCCTCCCTG ATGTTCCTCTGGTGTCCACGCTGGTGTCGGCGCCCTACAGCGGCTGCATGGAGGTCAGTGTTAACGGAAAGCCTCTGGACTTGGACCAGGCCATCCACAAACACAACGACATCCGCTCACACtcctgccccctgctggactcTCACCAGTGA